A single Streptomyces sannanensis DNA region contains:
- a CDS encoding long-chain fatty acid--CoA ligase, which produces MNNLAALLAESAWANGDRVAVRQDEIVLTYAQLDEASARIATLLQAKGVHPGDRVALVMPNVICFPVAYYGILRAGGVVVPMNPLLKARETAFALRDSGSRIVLTNPAFADEVTTAAADVGAACLVMDPTAFDALVQTAEPLPKVVDRAQDDTAVILYTSGTTGIPKGAELSHRNLITNAATAAETLLRVGQNDVLFGGLPLFHAFGQTCALNTAVAAGAALTLLPRFEPAKALEIMQRDAVTVFLGVPTMYTALLRTGIPGGYDLSPLRLAVSGGASLPVEVLHGFEREFDVTVLEGYGLSETSPVAAFNPPDRPRKAGSIGLAVRGVELKLVADDGAAVGQGEVGEIAIRGENIMKGYWNRPDATAEAMRGGWFHSGDLARVDEDGYYFIVDRKKDLIIRGGYNVYPREIEEVLYEHPAVAEAAVVGVPHEIHGEEVAAVVTLRDGAQTTADQIRDYIKQRVAAYKYPRIVTFADALPKGATGKILKREIVVERQELAD; this is translated from the coding sequence ATGAACAACCTCGCCGCACTCCTGGCGGAATCCGCCTGGGCCAACGGCGACCGCGTGGCCGTTCGCCAGGACGAGATCGTCCTCACCTATGCCCAACTCGACGAAGCGAGCGCCCGGATCGCCACTCTGCTGCAGGCCAAGGGCGTCCATCCGGGCGATCGCGTCGCATTGGTCATGCCCAACGTCATCTGCTTCCCGGTCGCTTACTACGGCATCCTCCGCGCCGGCGGAGTGGTGGTGCCGATGAATCCGCTGCTGAAGGCCCGTGAAACGGCCTTCGCCCTTCGGGACTCCGGGTCCCGGATCGTGTTGACGAATCCGGCGTTCGCGGACGAGGTCACGACGGCGGCAGCAGACGTGGGCGCCGCATGCCTGGTCATGGACCCGACTGCATTCGACGCCCTGGTACAGACCGCCGAACCCCTGCCCAAGGTGGTCGACCGGGCGCAGGACGACACTGCCGTGATCCTGTACACCTCGGGCACGACAGGGATCCCGAAGGGCGCCGAGCTGAGTCACCGCAACCTGATCACCAACGCGGCCACCGCTGCAGAGACGCTGCTCCGCGTCGGGCAGAACGACGTACTGTTCGGCGGTCTGCCGCTGTTCCACGCATTCGGGCAGACCTGTGCCCTCAACACTGCCGTCGCCGCGGGCGCCGCCCTGACCTTGCTGCCGCGGTTCGAGCCGGCCAAGGCGCTGGAGATCATGCAGCGGGACGCAGTAACCGTCTTCCTGGGCGTCCCCACGATGTACACGGCCCTTCTCCGCACCGGGATCCCCGGCGGTTACGACCTCTCCCCGCTGCGACTGGCGGTTTCCGGCGGAGCTTCCTTGCCGGTCGAGGTGCTGCACGGATTCGAACGGGAATTCGACGTCACCGTACTCGAAGGCTATGGGCTCTCCGAGACATCGCCGGTCGCCGCGTTCAACCCCCCGGACCGTCCACGCAAGGCCGGCTCGATCGGCCTCGCGGTCCGCGGGGTCGAACTCAAGCTCGTCGCGGACGATGGCGCCGCGGTGGGCCAGGGCGAAGTCGGTGAGATCGCGATCCGCGGCGAGAACATCATGAAGGGCTACTGGAACCGACCGGATGCGACCGCCGAGGCCATGCGGGGCGGGTGGTTCCACAGCGGCGACCTCGCCCGTGTGGACGAAGACGGCTACTACTTCATCGTCGACCGGAAGAAGGACCTCATCATCCGCGGCGGGTACAACGTCTACCCGCGCGAGATCGAGGAGGTGCTCTACGAACACCCGGCCGTGGCCGAAGCCGCGGTTGTCGGCGTGCCGCACGAGATCCACGGCGAGGAGGTGGCCGCCGTGGTGACTCTCCGGGACGGTGCACAGACCACGGCCGATCAGATACGTGACTACATCAAACAGCGGGTGGCCGCGTATAAGTACCCGCGGATCGTCACATTCGCCGACGCACTCCCCAAGGGTGCGACGGGCAAGATCCTCAAGCGTGAGATAGTCGTCGAGCGGCAGGAACTCGCGGACTGA
- a CDS encoding DUF6624 domain-containing protein, with translation MDMAAADHSASAGANSDDPAEQLAWRCLTARHGDRLNEIMDEYGWPTAELVGEEAARGAWLIAQHADRQLDVQRCALRLMQRAVDEGSAGRRELAFLRDRTLVNEGRRQIYGTQIAGVRNGSPIPWPCEEPERMDELRQEAGIEPFDEYVAKFSVA, from the coding sequence ATGGACATGGCTGCCGCGGACCACAGTGCCTCGGCCGGCGCGAACAGCGACGACCCGGCCGAGCAGCTGGCCTGGCGTTGCCTGACCGCCCGGCACGGTGACCGGCTGAACGAAATCATGGACGAGTACGGCTGGCCGACGGCGGAACTCGTCGGCGAGGAGGCCGCCCGTGGGGCGTGGCTGATCGCTCAGCATGCCGACCGGCAGCTCGATGTGCAGCGGTGTGCGCTGAGGCTGATGCAGAGGGCGGTAGACGAAGGCTCAGCCGGCCGTCGCGAGCTGGCCTTTCTCCGTGATCGCACGCTGGTCAACGAGGGGCGCCGGCAGATCTACGGCACGCAGATCGCCGGCGTGAGGAACGGTTCGCCTATTCCTTGGCCCTGCGAAGAGCCCGAGCGTATGGACGAACTGCGCCAGGAAGCGGGCATCGAGCCCTTCGACGAATACGTCGCCAAGTTCTCGGTCGCCTGA
- a CDS encoding MFS transporter, with the protein MGLHTVGTAVPGTSPAGPVVSRRYAWLVFALSFALLLSDYMSRQVLNAVFPLLKAEWLLSDAQLGSLSGIVALMVGVLTFPLSLLADRWGRVRSLVIAAMVWSLATLGCAVSASYDQMFLGRFMVGVGEAAYGSVGIAVVLSVFPVALRATLSGAFIAGGAFGSVLGVSIGGVVAQHLGWRWAFGIMGIFGIALAAIYRIMVTEKRLGSAVGGRGGTPGEHAGLRTLLPRLFSSVSVVCAYIGSGLQMFVAMALLAWMPSFLNRSYDMPPAKAGLIAGVFALITGIGMIGGGIVSDRLSRKAGARKWTVAIVCSLGSLVLLTAGFQLPAGPPQLVLIAAGTLLSNATAGPAAAMVANLTPTAIAATAMATLTLANSLLGLAPGPAVTGMLADRMGLHGALQVVPLVALAGSVAFTIGKSSYEKDLRRLGLLPDAALMNPEPQT; encoded by the coding sequence ATGGGACTTCACACTGTCGGCACGGCCGTGCCGGGCACGTCTCCCGCCGGACCGGTCGTATCCCGAAGGTATGCCTGGCTGGTGTTCGCGCTGAGTTTCGCGCTCCTGCTGTCCGACTACATGTCACGGCAGGTCCTCAATGCGGTCTTCCCCCTGCTGAAGGCGGAGTGGCTGCTCTCCGATGCCCAATTGGGCTCTCTCAGCGGCATCGTGGCCCTGATGGTGGGTGTGCTCACCTTCCCCCTGTCGCTCCTGGCGGACCGCTGGGGCAGGGTGAGGAGCCTGGTGATCGCCGCCATGGTGTGGAGTCTCGCGACTCTGGGCTGCGCGGTGTCGGCGAGCTACGACCAGATGTTCCTGGGGCGGTTCATGGTCGGCGTAGGAGAGGCCGCCTACGGAAGCGTCGGCATCGCGGTGGTCCTGAGCGTCTTCCCCGTCGCTCTCCGGGCCACGCTCTCCGGAGCATTCATCGCGGGAGGCGCCTTCGGATCCGTGCTGGGCGTGTCGATCGGCGGCGTCGTCGCCCAGCACCTGGGCTGGCGCTGGGCGTTCGGCATCATGGGGATCTTCGGGATCGCACTGGCCGCGATATACCGCATCATGGTCACCGAGAAGCGGCTGGGCTCAGCCGTCGGCGGTCGTGGAGGCACGCCCGGTGAACACGCGGGCCTGCGGACCCTGCTGCCGCGGTTGTTCTCCTCGGTCTCCGTGGTGTGCGCCTACATCGGCAGCGGACTGCAGATGTTCGTCGCGATGGCCCTGCTCGCCTGGATGCCCAGCTTCCTCAACCGCTCCTACGACATGCCTCCCGCGAAGGCGGGCCTGATAGCCGGGGTCTTCGCACTGATCACCGGCATCGGCATGATCGGCGGCGGTATCGTGTCGGACCGCCTCAGCCGGAAGGCCGGGGCCAGGAAGTGGACCGTCGCGATCGTCTGCAGTCTCGGGTCGCTCGTGCTGCTGACGGCCGGCTTCCAGTTGCCGGCCGGCCCGCCGCAACTCGTACTGATCGCCGCCGGAACACTGCTGTCCAATGCCACAGCCGGACCGGCAGCCGCCATGGTGGCGAATCTGACGCCCACCGCCATCGCGGCGACGGCCATGGCCACGCTCACCCTGGCCAACAGCCTGCTCGGGCTCGCCCCGGGGCCCGCTGTGACGGGCATGCTCGCGGACCGCATGGGCCTGCACGGCGCACTCCAGGTGGTCCCGCTCGTCGCGCTGGCCGGCAGCGTGGCCTTCACCATCGGCAAGTCGTCCTACGAAAAAGATCTGCGCCGCCTGGGACTGCTCCCCGACGCGGCGCTCATGAACCCGGAGCCGCAGACATGA
- a CDS encoding TauD/TfdA dioxygenase family protein — MPQTVHKREGAPALVRPGVLRTTIKAEPLTCTIGAELSGVNLADAARDDDLFAEIKALLLIHKVLFLRDQDITRAEHVALASRFGPLEDHPVVGSDPDHPGLVRIYKDLDSKPEHYENALHCDGTWRECPPMGAVLRCVETPEVGGDTIWVNMAEAHRRLPEHIKKQIAGLRARHSIEASFGAVMPMEQRHRLKAQYPDAEHPVVRTHPETGERVLFVNAFTTHFVNFHTPQNVRFGQDHAPGAGNLLNYLISQAAVPEYQVRWRWQRNSFAIWDNRSTQHYAVQDYWPAVRKMERAGIVGDRPF, encoded by the coding sequence ATGCCCCAGACCGTCCACAAGAGGGAAGGCGCGCCCGCTCTGGTGCGCCCGGGCGTCCTCCGCACCACGATCAAGGCTGAGCCGCTGACCTGCACCATCGGCGCCGAACTGTCCGGCGTGAACCTTGCCGACGCCGCGCGCGACGACGACCTGTTCGCCGAGATCAAGGCACTGCTGCTCATACACAAGGTCCTGTTCCTGCGCGACCAGGACATCACCCGTGCCGAGCACGTCGCCCTCGCCTCGCGCTTCGGTCCGCTGGAGGACCACCCGGTGGTCGGCAGCGACCCGGATCACCCGGGGCTGGTCCGTATCTACAAGGACCTGGACAGCAAGCCCGAGCACTACGAGAACGCCCTTCACTGCGACGGGACCTGGCGCGAGTGCCCGCCGATGGGCGCCGTACTGCGCTGCGTCGAGACGCCCGAGGTGGGCGGCGACACGATCTGGGTCAACATGGCCGAGGCCCACCGCAGGCTGCCCGAGCACATCAAGAAGCAGATCGCGGGCCTGCGCGCACGGCACAGCATTGAGGCGAGCTTCGGCGCCGTCATGCCGATGGAGCAGCGCCACCGGCTCAAGGCACAGTACCCGGACGCGGAGCACCCGGTGGTGCGCACCCACCCCGAGACCGGCGAACGGGTCCTTTTCGTCAACGCGTTCACCACGCACTTCGTCAACTTCCACACGCCGCAGAACGTGCGCTTCGGCCAGGACCACGCGCCCGGCGCCGGCAACCTCCTGAACTACCTGATCAGCCAGGCCGCCGTTCCCGAATACCAGGTGCGCTGGCGCTGGCAGAGGAACAGCTTCGCCATCTGGGACAACCGCTCCACGCAGCACTACGCCGTCCAGGACTACTGGCCCGCCGTCCGCAAGATGGAGCGCGCCGGAATCGTCGGTGACCGACCGTTCTGA
- a CDS encoding carboxymuconolactone decarboxylase family protein, with product MRENGSWNPLWDQLHEWDPVWTEQFMKTATAPWKSGILEPKVIELLCIAVDAACTHMYSSGVRRHIRAALELGATREEILEVLKLATVVGIHACNIGVPILAEEVTAHEQRYAGLG from the coding sequence ATGCGTGAGAATGGCAGCTGGAATCCTCTGTGGGACCAGTTGCATGAATGGGATCCCGTATGGACCGAGCAGTTCATGAAGACGGCAACGGCGCCCTGGAAAAGCGGGATACTTGAGCCGAAGGTCATTGAACTGCTCTGCATCGCGGTGGACGCCGCCTGTACTCATATGTATTCCTCTGGGGTTCGCCGCCATATACGAGCTGCGCTGGAGCTCGGTGCGACCCGGGAGGAAATCCTCGAAGTGCTCAAGCTGGCCACGGTGGTCGGAATTCACGCTTGCAATATCGGCGTTCCGATCCTCGCGGAAGAAGTCACAGCTCATGAGCAGCGGTACGCCGGTCTTGGGTGA
- a CDS encoding quinone oxidoreductase gives MAHAIRFHETGGPDVLRWEEVTVGEPGPGEVRIRHAAVGLNFADTYFRTGLYPAPLPSGLGVEASGVIEAVGDGVTHVAEGDRVTYTGSPLGAYSTARVMPAESLIKLPEEISCETAAAMTMRGLTSAYLLRRIHPLKSGDTVLLHAAAGGVGLIFSQWAKLLGITVIGTVSTEEKAEIARAHGCDHIVYYRRENVAERVRELTDGKGVPVVFDSIGKDTIAGSMASLQRRGLLVCFGTSSGVPPLDAMQLVMHGSLFVTRPALADYIAEPAERDALAGELFGHVASGRIKIEINQRYDLKDAPQAHRDLEAGRTTGSSVFTL, from the coding sequence ATGGCACACGCCATTCGCTTCCACGAAACCGGCGGCCCCGACGTCCTGCGGTGGGAAGAGGTCACCGTCGGCGAACCGGGCCCGGGTGAGGTACGGATCCGGCACGCCGCTGTCGGACTCAACTTCGCCGACACCTACTTCCGTACCGGCCTGTACCCGGCGCCGCTGCCCTCGGGACTCGGTGTGGAGGCCTCGGGAGTGATCGAGGCCGTGGGCGATGGCGTGACGCATGTCGCCGAGGGCGACCGGGTGACCTACACCGGCAGCCCGCTGGGGGCCTACAGCACAGCGCGGGTCATGCCCGCCGAGTCGTTGATCAAGCTGCCGGAGGAGATCAGCTGCGAGACCGCCGCGGCGATGACCATGCGCGGCCTCACCTCGGCCTATCTGCTGCGCCGGATCCACCCGCTGAAGTCCGGCGACACCGTGCTGCTCCACGCTGCGGCCGGCGGCGTCGGCCTGATCTTCTCCCAGTGGGCAAAGCTGCTCGGCATCACGGTGATCGGCACGGTCTCCACCGAGGAGAAGGCCGAGATCGCCCGCGCCCACGGTTGCGATCACATCGTCTACTACCGGCGCGAGAACGTGGCCGAGCGAGTGCGCGAGCTGACCGACGGCAAGGGCGTCCCGGTCGTCTTCGACAGCATCGGCAAGGACACCATCGCCGGGTCCATGGCTTCGCTGCAGCGCCGCGGCCTGCTGGTGTGCTTCGGTACGTCCTCCGGGGTGCCGCCGCTCGATGCCATGCAGCTGGTCATGCACGGCTCGTTGTTCGTGACCCGGCCGGCGCTGGCCGACTACATCGCGGAGCCCGCCGAGCGGGACGCCCTGGCAGGCGAGCTGTTCGGGCATGTCGCGTCCGGCCGCATCAAGATCGAGATCAACCAGCGCTACGACCTCAAGGACGCACCCCAGGCACATCGCGATCTTGAAGCGGGACGGACCACGGGATCCTCCGTCTTCACCCTGTGA
- a CDS encoding AraC family transcriptional regulator: MKPLVRNAALNSYVELSQSLGIDPRVLMKRVGLDPIGLAIQDRWISGVAVAQLLELSAATSHQEDFGLLLAERRRFSNLGPISLVIREEPDVRSAVELLIRHEHMYNEMLRSRLSEANGLATLKVGLELSEAMAARQAMELAVGAFHRVLRSFLGTRWQPVSVCFTHSAPADPATHRRIFGPVVEFDREFNGIVFYASDLNAPNTMSDPLLRTYARQYFDAIAVSRDTTVLDRVRDLIEVLLPTGRCSIEQVACSLGVDRRTVHRHLAASGETFSSVLNATRTQLAEQLVANPRRSLTEISGLLGFSAPSAFSRWFSERFGCSPRQWRVQRTQEQPFVGD, translated from the coding sequence ATGAAGCCCCTTGTCCGCAATGCAGCGCTGAACAGCTACGTCGAGCTCAGCCAGTCGCTCGGCATCGACCCGCGGGTCCTGATGAAGCGGGTGGGCCTGGATCCCATCGGCCTCGCGATCCAGGACAGATGGATCTCCGGCGTGGCCGTGGCTCAGCTGCTCGAGCTTTCGGCGGCGACCTCACACCAGGAGGACTTCGGCCTGCTCCTGGCCGAGCGCCGCCGCTTCTCCAACCTCGGCCCCATCAGCCTGGTCATACGTGAGGAGCCCGATGTCCGCAGCGCGGTCGAGCTCCTCATCCGCCATGAGCACATGTACAACGAGATGCTTCGCAGTCGGCTCTCCGAGGCGAACGGCCTGGCCACCCTCAAGGTGGGCCTGGAACTGAGTGAGGCCATGGCGGCCCGCCAGGCCATGGAGCTGGCCGTGGGCGCCTTTCACCGGGTCCTGCGCAGCTTCCTCGGTACTCGGTGGCAGCCGGTGTCCGTGTGTTTCACACACAGTGCTCCGGCGGATCCCGCTACCCACCGGAGGATCTTCGGTCCCGTAGTGGAATTCGACCGGGAATTCAACGGGATCGTCTTCTATGCCAGTGATCTCAACGCCCCCAACACCATGTCGGACCCACTGCTCCGGACCTACGCGCGGCAGTATTTCGACGCCATCGCGGTTTCGAGGGACACGACTGTGCTGGACCGCGTACGCGACCTGATCGAGGTGTTGCTGCCGACCGGGCGCTGTTCGATCGAGCAGGTCGCGTGCAGCCTCGGCGTCGACCGGAGAACCGTGCACCGGCACCTGGCGGCCTCGGGCGAGACGTTCTCCTCCGTCCTCAACGCGACGCGTACCCAGCTCGCGGAGCAGCTCGTGGCGAACCCACGTCGTTCGTTGACGGAGATCTCCGGGCTGCTGGGATTCTCCGCACCGAGCGCCTTCTCTCGCTGGTTCAGCGAGCGATTCGGCTGCAGCCCCAGGCAGTGGCGCGTCCAGAGGACGCAGGAACAGCCCTTCGTCGGGGATTGA
- a CDS encoding 3-keto-5-aminohexanoate cleavage protein, translating into MHFFDDSLYPENQEKLVIQAAPYGPEWLPGDADDLPVTMDEHVQAAVDCYNAGATVLHIHVRELDGHGSKRISMFNELMARLREAVPDMVLQIGGSISFAPEDEGADAKWLSYDTRHMLAEIDPRPDQVTIAINTNQMNIVEIFDDEDIEGTSISKAAYYKAYRDMVVEAGPDFYLEHLKRLRANDIQPHFQLANMAQLETVERLIRKGVYSGPLVLNYVAIGGGFAGRHPADLIEFIRRVPDGAVLTIEASMRAVAPMNAIGIALGAHVRVGNEDNLWRRKGERMSSVEQVEQMVRIADALGREIATGQEAKKIYKIGEWYEGADETLDRLGMVPNRRPGRRGFMLRDVKS; encoded by the coding sequence ATGCATTTCTTCGACGACTCCCTGTATCCGGAGAACCAGGAGAAGCTGGTCATCCAGGCCGCGCCCTACGGGCCGGAGTGGCTGCCCGGTGATGCCGACGACCTCCCGGTCACCATGGACGAACATGTGCAGGCGGCGGTCGACTGCTACAACGCCGGTGCCACGGTGCTGCACATCCATGTGCGCGAGCTGGACGGCCACGGCTCCAAGCGCATCTCCATGTTCAACGAGCTGATGGCCCGGTTGCGCGAGGCCGTGCCCGACATGGTCCTGCAGATAGGCGGGTCCATCTCCTTCGCCCCCGAGGACGAGGGCGCCGACGCCAAGTGGCTCAGCTACGACACCCGCCACATGCTGGCCGAGATCGACCCCCGGCCGGACCAGGTGACGATCGCGATCAACACCAACCAGATGAACATCGTCGAGATCTTCGACGACGAGGACATCGAGGGCACCTCGATCTCCAAGGCGGCGTACTACAAGGCCTACCGCGACATGGTGGTCGAGGCCGGGCCGGACTTCTACCTCGAGCACCTCAAGCGGCTCCGCGCCAACGACATCCAGCCGCACTTCCAACTCGCCAACATGGCCCAACTGGAGACGGTCGAACGGCTGATCCGCAAGGGTGTCTACAGCGGGCCGCTGGTGCTCAACTACGTCGCCATCGGAGGCGGGTTCGCCGGACGGCACCCGGCCGACCTGATCGAGTTCATCCGCCGCGTCCCGGACGGCGCCGTCCTCACCATTGAGGCCTCCATGCGCGCGGTGGCGCCGATGAACGCGATTGGCATCGCCCTGGGTGCGCATGTGCGGGTGGGCAACGAGGACAACCTGTGGCGGCGCAAGGGCGAGCGGATGTCCTCCGTCGAGCAGGTCGAGCAGATGGTCCGGATCGCCGATGCGCTCGGCCGTGAGATCGCCACCGGGCAGGAGGCGAAGAAGATCTACAAGATCGGCGAATGGTACGAGGGCGCCGACGAGACCCTGGACCGGCTCGGCATGGTGCCCAACCGCCGTCCCGGCCGGCGCGGCTTTATGCTGCGCGACGTCAAGAGCTGA
- a CDS encoding RBBP9/YdeN family alpha/beta hydrolase: MSLTAPPTVVIVPGLRDHVPDHWQTILADKIANARTVPPLTDDRLSCDAQVAALEGVLSDISGPVVLAAHSAGVMTTVHWARRHRRPVEGALLAAPPDFDTPLPEGYPTQDALHANGWTPVPRTPLPFPSIVAASTNDPLADFARVAGLARVWGSRLVDLGPVGHLNPAAGYGEWPRAEELIRELVRASSDMTA, from the coding sequence ATGAGCCTCACCGCACCGCCGACGGTCGTGATCGTCCCCGGTCTGCGCGATCATGTGCCGGACCACTGGCAGACCATCCTTGCCGACAAGATCGCCAACGCCCGTACGGTGCCGCCGCTGACCGACGACAGGCTCAGCTGTGACGCCCAGGTCGCCGCCTTGGAAGGAGTGCTGTCGGACATCTCCGGGCCGGTTGTACTGGCGGCCCACAGCGCGGGCGTGATGACCACCGTGCACTGGGCGCGACGACACCGCCGTCCGGTCGAGGGAGCGCTGCTGGCGGCGCCGCCGGACTTCGACACGCCGCTGCCGGAGGGATACCCCACTCAGGATGCCCTGCACGCGAACGGCTGGACGCCCGTGCCGCGGACACCACTGCCCTTCCCCAGCATCGTCGCGGCGAGCACGAACGACCCACTGGCCGATTTCGCACGCGTCGCCGGTCTCGCCCGAGTATGGGGCAGCCGCCTCGTGGACCTCGGCCCGGTCGGGCACCTCAACCCAGCCGCCGGTTACGGCGAATGGCCTCGGGCGGAGGAGCTCATCCGTGAGCTCGTACGGGCCTCGTCCGACATGACTGCCTGA
- a CDS encoding LysE family transporter, which yields MTVRGAGAGILNPKALLLYFSLFPHFLDPAATWPVAAQTGLLGTLHTTACALVHFTVGVLARTVLKTRLSAARVVTRTSGAIMIVIGGFLLVEHLAG from the coding sequence GTGACGGTCAGGGGAGCCGGAGCCGGCATCCTGAACCCGAAGGCGCTACTGCTGTACTTCTCGCTGTTCCCGCATTTCCTCGACCCCGCAGCCACCTGGCCGGTCGCCGCGCAGACCGGACTGCTCGGCACGCTCCACACGACCGCCTGCGCCCTCGTCCACTTCACCGTCGGCGTCCTCGCCCGCACCGTATTGAAGACCCGGCTCTCGGCGGCCCGGGTGGTCACCCGCACCTCCGGTGCCATCATGATCGTCATCGGCGGATTCCTGCTGGTGGAACACCTGGCCGGCTGA